In Phragmites australis chromosome 18, lpPhrAust1.1, whole genome shotgun sequence, the genomic window GTTATCCTGTTGTAATGTATCATTTGAGGCTGAAGCATGCAGCAAGTGTTTGGTTTTGCTGTGATAAATGGGCATCAGACTTAACATGCTCTTGTGGGGTCCAGTTATGGTCCAAATATTAGATGTTGTGCTCTATTTCTTCTAAGGAGTATACTGGATCCAACCTGAGAATTCTGGCTTTGGTCCCAGATATTCTGCTTAGATTATGTTGCCATTTCCAAATGTGGTGCAGGACACAAGTCGATGTATTGATGTAACATTCTGAACAAAAGTATATGGGCAGGTCCGACCTGTTAACAGGATGCACCAGACATCACGTGCATTTCATTAGATATCTATATTGTTAAGTTGTTACTGATAGGAATAAAGCATTTTTGTATATTCCTGAAGGTGCTTCTTACTCTCTGCAGATGGAAAGGACCAGTTTCCACTTGTTTTAGTTGGAGGAGTCctggaaggaaataaaaaatgGAACATCAGCGGCGAGGTTGTAAATTCCATTTCCAAGGTCTTCCCTGGTGTCCATCCTATTCGACCTGAGGTTAGTATATGTATATCACTAGTATAACCTGTTGCGAAGTTTATTTCTGAATGCCGTTCTCTCAAGATTCAAACATTCTAAGGGTTTGTACTGTTTGGGATACTATCACTTCTGATCTTGGAAGTCATCAGCTTTTTTCTCAGTAATTTTAGACAATATTCTAAAAGGCATTCAGTGCTAGGCGGGCAGTGATGCCTTTCGTGTAATTGGGGCTAGGCAATCGTCTAGGAGGGTTTGGTGTTCGATTGGGCACCAAGTAGGAGGGTGGCACCTAGCGCCCAGGTGCCCCCTAGGCCCTAGTTGGCTAGGTGGGCGCATTTTAAACCACTGATTTTCGATGTTAAATTTCATCTGTAGGTAACATAGTTGGATTTAATTGTGCAAATGTTTTCATCGCACCAAAGAAGCTATGATCAATAGTTTTGGAAAACAGGGATAGTTCTGTTCCACTATTCAGAAATTGCGCCTCATGAAGCTAAAAAAAGTTTTGTCATGTAATTTCAGGTGGAACCAGCATTGGGTGCTGCCTTACTAGCCTGGAGCCATCATCGCAAAGGGTTGAAACTGGAAAATGGAAGTTGATTCCCAGCATGTGAGGATGTCAATTGTACATGAAGGAGTTGGCCAACCGAAGGATAAATTTGGTCTCAATGGCACATTCATCAGCATCAAGGCTGCTGTTGTGTAAATAATAAATCATGGATGGATGCAAAAGAATAATTCTCTGCATCATAAGGCAGACGAACATATAGTTCTGATGTAAGTAGGTAGCGTGTTGAAAGAATCGTTTGCTAGATTCTAACTCTTAGTGGCATGTATGTGTGCCGTTGCGTTTGGAGGCAAAAACATGCATCATTGTATCTTGGATGATTCATCTTCAAATGtgattttctacttgttcagTTTTCTTGGCCTCTATTAGTTGAAATGTTGATCTGGTGCAACCGAATTTCCAGCATTCGTTTGCTATGTATGATTATGACGAAGGGATGAGCTTGCACAAATTTGCTTCgaattactctctctctctctctctctccatccatTTCCATTACAAAACGGTAATACAAGAGTTTTTCTGTCAGGCAGAAGATGCAGAGGATACTAAGAAAAAGGCAGCAGACAAGGGGGAGGGAGGCTTAACATGATCCTTGTTTCAGCGCAACCCAACTCGATACAAGTTAGCTGTAACTGATTACGATGGGTGTGTTTGGGTCCTGGACGAGGTTTGTAAAGCTATATCATATAAGCAGGTTAagaaaaaataatctaaatagaATCATATTTGTTGTAAAGAAGAGTGATTAGTCATATCTGTCTAGATATACTGAGCTAAGTTTCTACTCCTTCTAGTTGCAAATGTAAATTGTTTTAGCCTTCtcaattattctctaaatataagtcattttcgaacttctatgcatttttttctcttttgttcccatcttgcccttgtttaataaatgctaccactctcacaaatgaatgagttatcttttccaatgcaggataaataaagagcaacaaaacgacctacatttgcgaTCAAAGGGAATATTTGTTTAACTGAATCTGAGACGGTACGAGCAGATATAAGAGTTAAGATTATGATTAATTACCcgtataaagatgattttatagTACTGACAAATGAATCAGTCTGCataaatggatgtaaaatcTACATCCATCGAGTCAGGCTACAAATGAAGCTCGAATACTCTTAGACCAAAATAATACCGTATATAATACCATATAATTACACCTATCTAGTAACTTAGTTGTCCGTTCGTCCATGCgatgaggataaaatgaattctGAATAGACTACACTACAACTACAATCATTTCAATGAATTCTGAATAGCCATGCCCGCTTTATGCAACGCATGACTGAAATTCTACCTGGAATTCAGTTTCACAACAGCATATAAGCTTCGTTTGTCATGTCAAATTTCAAAAACTGTCAACAACGCATGGAGGAGAGCAAATCAAAATAAAACCACGTCTTGGAACACATAAATGGCCTATCAGTTTATCATCATAGGCGGTCGGTGTACTACGCGAACCCCATACATTTTCAGCCACCGTTCAAGAAGAAAAGAACACCTGAAAACTCTTCAAACATCCACTCCACTACCACAATTGGTCATCCAAGTAGGTCACTGTTACAACAGATGACAACGCATGGCATCAAAAGCCAAATACAAGAACTAAAAACTACAGTTGGGTCATTTACAAAGTGGTCAAACGCTACCAAGACTACTGCCTATAAAAGGGAGCAAGCCACTCTGCAAAACCTAGTCCTTGAATTGACAAAAGAAGCTAACATACACCTACAAAAGTTATCTTAAAGCGCTAGAAATTGATAAAAGAAGCTAACATACACCTACAGAAGTTATCTTAAAGCGCTAGAAGCACGCTGTCAAGCGGAGAATACCAAGGTTATGGTTAACATTGACCAGCTGATATCAACGGGCAGAAGCATTTTACTTTGCCATGCTAATACGTTTCTTAATCATGTTCAACGTCTCCATAACCTGCGAGGAAGGGGTAATAGTATTAGTAAAGAACAGAAAGATTATAACTCGTAACGGTACAATAGAACAATGCAAATTAGGTGGATTACTTGCTAGTGATTATGGCATATTGGCAATCAACATACCATGGTACACTGATAGACAAGGCATGCACATATCTCTTTCATACCACAAAGCAAATCAATATTAGAGAAACAACTTAACAAGAATTTCATTGAAATTTCTGTTATCTGTGTGACTGTGTTAGGTTACTTAGTTCAGATTTTTGTATTGAAAGATTTAGAAAAAATGATGTGGTAACGATGAAAAATTAAATCCAATGACAACATCCAAATTTTGCAACTAGCAGGTCAAACTAGATAGGATAATAACTGCCACCAGTTTGTTCAATAGAAATAGCCAACAGGTAGTTCCACTGGCCATCACGAAGCAGTTTCTGGCCAAGATATTAGATAAAATATATGTAGGAGAAACAGAAACAGAAAATAAAGGAATCATGAGTCATGACAAAGTATGCTACAACATAGAAACGAAACTTACGCCAGTATAGTGTTGCAGGACTGGAGAATAATGGTCAAGTGCAATATAGATTTTCGCAAGAAAATCTGTTAAGGCCTCAACCTCATCACCAAGTAAATCCACCTGCACACcaaataaatttaattaattgtGTTTTTTATGCTCCAATTATCCTTACCCtataaagtagctaaattgaGAAACTGAACCTCATTCCATCACTTCTTCCCTGCTTTTAGGGAGATATCCAGGTTATAACTTTGTCGCAGTGTGCAGGTTAAGGTTTGAAAAAGGTGAAGCTAAATCATTACTAGTTACAATTCACAAATACATTACCTCGAGTTCAGCTTTCTGAAGATTAGAGCCTCTTGTCTCGGATATCTCTTTGTATCGCAATGCCTTCTTTCTCAAAAGATTGCCTTCTTTCGCAAGGTGCATACATTGTTCTTTTAACAAACAAAACCTGTAAAAGAAAGCCATACTACCCTTTTTATTCACAGAACAATAGATAAATAGGTATATGTATCAAGAACTACAGAGCGAATGTAAGATCAAATAGTATGGTAAGACTGATAAAGACAAAACTAATAACCACTAAATCAGCTcatctaaaaaataatttaaggaCAAGAGCAAATGCAGGCACCTTGATTCACTGTGCTtaactttattagcaactatagTTTGTTGATCTGTAACGAATTTTTCAAAATCTCTCATAGATTCAACAGCATGTTTCATGCATTCTTTGAACTCATTGTCTTTGGAAACGGCAGATGTTAAtgtcttctccttttcttcaaTGACAGTATGTAGAACTTGATTTTGTTTCTCCAACTCCTTTAGAGAGTCTGAAATGGTTCTAAATCTATCATTCAACTCACTCAAAGTGACATCATTGTGTTGAACATGTTGCTGAGCATGCTCCAACCTGCCCATAATGATATCAAACTCCCTGCTCTTTTCAGATATGTACAAATCTTGCTTTCCCACTTTGTCTCTTAGGAAATCAAGTTCATGGCACAGTGAATCCACACGAGCTTCCATTGCCTCCAATCCAATCTGTGACACAAATTCCTCCTTTTGCCTCACTACTTCAATGAAGGAATCCACAACTAGATTCAGTTTGTCAATGTTCTGTTTCAGTAGAGATTCAGCTTCAGCACAGCCCTCTTCTTCATTGTTCTTTAACAACGAAGAATTAATGTTTGACACTGCTTCCGCAATAGCCTCTTTCTGAATGATTGAGCAAACTTCCTGCTTCATATTAAGCTCCGGCTCATAACCATGCAATCCTATTTTTCTTTCACTAACAAACTCTTTTACGACAATCTTTTCTATCTCTTCTCTAATGAAGGCTGCAATGTTGGCATCTTCAATATCAGCTTCAAGGCTTATAATATGCTTTGCATGATCTGACTCTACAGATGCACCACCTTGTAGCTGCCGGGTATCAGAATCTAATACATTGCTCTTGTCTTGTGGGCAAGGAAATGCATCTGACTTGATGCGAACGATAGTTCTTTTATTCTCCAAGAGGAGCACATCCAACTTCGAGACGACTTCACtaatcttcttcctcatttgCTCAAGTTCTTTGTTGTTTCGTAAATGCCAAGGGTTAGGTCCTTCATTCCTTAGGAGTTTGCGCTTTAGTTCGAATATCTCTTCGGTCTGCTGTTGCACAGTTGAATCATGCTGTATTTTCATCTGATTCATTGCTTTATTAAAATGGGCTATCACTTCATCCTTATCCATGTGCTTCAGAACTGCCGGGTCACTGAAAACTTCTTGGGAGGCTTTAGAACCATTTTCCTTTGCTATACCATCTCTGGAGGATTGTTCCTTGCCCCTCTGCTTACCCATATCTTCTGAACTTTCAGAGTTATGCTGTGATCCCGAAAGCCCCCATTCAGAATTCAAGAGTGACCTTGAAATGGAATCAAGCTGTTCGCGAAGATAATAGAATTCATCATATCTTTTGTCCCGCCCCTCAGGTAAACTTaagctgctattttctagtTGCTGCAGCTTCTGGTTCAGCAATGATATCTCTGCATCCTTGACACAGATCTTCTGAGCCACATCTTGTTCTACATCACTCAGAATTCCCTTGATGACAGCACTAGTCACAACTCTTGAAACATGAAGCCCAGTATTTACTTCGTCCCAGAAAGAATCCATATCATCAAGGAACAGAACGTCTTCATTGGAAGAAGGCTCAATCTGAACTGCGGTACTTCCATTGGCATCATCAGGTGACACATCCGTGGTCTCTGCCATGTCTATCTGAGTGTGAGCTTGGAGTTACACCACTGTAAAAATGGAAATACACAAAATGGAATATCCCGATTATAATTAAGATCAGGTCGCTAGTTTTCTCAGCAAATTCATTAAACATTTATTCCTCGGCTGCATACTCACATGTATTAAATAAACCACATCTAATGGTCTTTGAGCAAAATCAGACAAAAAGCTTACAAATTTCTGGTATCAACTAAGAAAAATGCTCAGTTATTAATGGCATGGGGGGAACACCTGAGTAATGCTAACCATGATAGGGCCATGAACTAGGTCCAAAGACTAAGAGCAGGAAAAGGTCAGGTTCAGGTTAGCCAAGCTGAATTAGCCAATTAGgtgaacaaaacaaaataagcaACAAACCAACATAACCAAATCGAATACCAATCCCCAAGATTAAGTCCCAATGGAGGTATACACTAACCTATGATGCTCAAACCAATGGGAAGAGATGAAACAAGCCCGAAAAAATTATTAACCGCCACCATCACCAAGGACAGAGCTCTGAGCTCCATCCACTGAATTCATAGACAACAAACGGGCAGCAAAATAAACGGAAAATCCCGAAATTACAACCGTGGAAAGGAGGCAAGAAGATGTTGCGATGATGAATCATGCTGTACCTTTCCTTTCTTGCTTGCCGCAGTAACTGGCGCCGGTGGGACTGGGGAGAAAGCGAAAGTAGCCGCCTTTCTCCTACTGCTCCATCCTTTCTCCCCACCGCCGTTGCGTACTGCGTGCTGCGGTGGTGCTGGGCAGGGCAGCTGGACGCTGATAGTGCCTCCACGCGTTTGCAGCCCGGCCCATCATTTTGGACTGAATGCTCTGACAGCCCAAAAGCACTTCAAATTCGTTTGGCCCGACTGGTCACGCTCCGGCGCGAGCGCGCggccatttttttatttttttatttcgaaaataaaaatttgtaaaactagaGGTGCGTTTCAAACAAATGCAAAATTAGACTATTGTTGCCCGTTGGAAGGGTGTCATACTTTTAACCGGGGATaggataaaagaaaaaaaatggtgcCCTTCCAACATATgtagattaaaaataaaaaatattacgttatattactctcaaaattcaaagtattattaaaatagtcataaaaatatatattgtagaggatactatgatctagctctgaaaaaatttaaatatgatatatacaataaaatttatctttttttctcattgtaaaagtaattatttaagttttttttaagaatagaTTATATATCCTCTGcaacatatttaaaaaaaaattatgactattttaatagtattttgaattttgagagtaataggacgtgatgttttttattttataacatGTCGCTTATTGGAagtctaaaaattattttcgaaatataaaaataaaaaagctcacCACACGGCAATGAGactatttttattaatatattttaatttttcaatatttataaaaatgtataattattttaatattactTATCTAAACTATCGTTACTATAAAAGAACAATCACAAAATGTTACCTATCCAACCCAACAGGCGATACATTGCGTCGACCAGTATAACAACTCTATGATGTGACGTAATAATACCTTCCCCGTTAAAATAGCGACATCTCGACGATTCCGCGACATCTTGTACGTCTTGTCACGGCCTCCATCCAAACAAAAGCACTGCACTGAacgaggaaaaaaaataaaggcaACGAAGGTTTGACCGGTCACAGTTGCTAGGAGTAGTATTAGCAGCTACTCTCACCCTACTGGATATCGATTATCACGCCGACGTAACTTCTTGTCAACCGTCCGTGAGCATGTGACACTTTCTGTCGCTCTCCCATATGTTTATGTTGCTCTTCTAACTGAAAATAATAAAGGTATTGTTTTTGGGTTGAACCACATCTTGATGTGTACGTTATATCGAttagagaatttttttattaaataacataTTGATATAGATGTCATTATCAGTTAGAGCATTTAATTTCTAGTTATTATATTATGTTTTTTATAAGTTGTCACTCGTTAAATAGACAATATCTTACTATCGTTAGTCTAACAGGTGATAGTAGTTTAgatatacaatattttaaaatagttatgtatttttttaatattatatatatatataataaatgaAGGGTTTTTTTAAGGCCTTGCGTGGGGACGTCTAATACATCTTAGCCAAAAATCGGGCTGTGTTGTCATGCGCGGAGGCCTTGCGCAGGGCCCGTAGAGTCGTTTGTCACGTCGGGTGCCATGTGATTTAGTAGATTTGTTTTGtactaattaaatattttaaattaccATAAATATTGCATATGATATTCGTTTTTAATTCTGTTTGCACAATTATATTTATGACATAAAAAACAACACAACGATATTCATATTGCATATGTTCTAAAGATATTTTTTATACAGCATAAATTGTTACACAATCTTTATATAAGTTACTATCATATATACAATATAAATTGTTACACTATTCCATTAGaaacttgattcttcatgtaAGTTGATACTCATGTTCAACAGCAACAGTGCGCTCTCTTGTTCCCGTGCGTGACGCCCAGTTTGGACACGTGGcaacaggaggaggagggggtcgTGCGATCAATCTACGTGCGACCGGTCGCGGGATATCCCGTTCCGTTTTGTTAACTCTGGAAGTGGAAGACATCTTCCCCTCAaaaaatttttttttaatgtattcCATGTTGATGTTCTGAATTCAATGAAACTTGTCATTAACCAAGTTGTTCCTTTTTTGTCAAagtttatgaattttttttgtttcactGTGAAGATGAGCAATCCGTGTCACGGATCACCTGAAATCATTTCAGATTTGTGATGAAACAAGGTTGCAAAATTTATTCAGCAGTGCCAAGAAAGACGTTATTTTAGTTGCCAAAGAAGGAACTCACATCCCAAAACTTCACAACCGGTACAAGTTCACATGAAAGCACCTACAGGTCAATGATCAACCACAGGAGAGACCTCGAAGAGAGGCAAAAAGCTGTGACCATTCAGTCTTTCAAGGGAATTACAAGCAGAGATGAACTGATCCGGGCCTGAAACTACAAGTTGCTGGGTAGTTGCATTGTTGCTAAGATTTCCCTCTTCAACTCCTCTCTTTTGATTTTGCCGGTGGTGGTCACTGGAAATGGTCTCCTCCACTGATAATATGACCTTGGTATCTTGAATCTGTTAAAGAGAAAATTGAGCACGATGCTTGTCATAGTCATATTCCACTAGTACCCTTTTTAAACGTAGATAATTCTTTGCCAGCAACCATGATCTCACTGATAAACTAAAATCTACTATCATATTGATTCAAATTTTTGGACCATGTGATATTTGCTTCTTGGTAGCATAGAAACGCATCAGCTTTTCTAGTTCAGGCCTAATCAGAAATGTCTGAGAATTTGACTCCGAAATGTTATGTTCTTGAAGAAGCATTTAAGAAGATCACCTGCTCAAATTTTTCAGCCTGCAATGGTCTTGAAGTATCTGAGCAGATACCTCTTTGCCTTCTCTTTGATGCTCATCCCTTGCATCAACCCACTTCCAGCCATCCCTGATGCTAACACAGGCAATAACTTTCTCCCCAAGACGACTATCCGGTACACCGATTACCACAACTTGAGCTACTCCCGGGTGCTGATAAAGCACCGACTCTACCTGAACAATGTCAGGTGTTATTGTATCAATCATTTTTATAATTAAAGATCGAAGAACACAACAAATTTGCACTAGCTATGGAATAATTACCTCTTCCGGGAAAACATTTTCACCTCCACTTTTGATGCGACCCTTCTGACGGCCCATGAGCCATAGATTACCAGCTTTGTCCATCCATCCAGTGTCGCCGGTGTCAAGCCACCCGTTCCGAACAGAATCCGATGAATCTACCTTGTTGTTCATCCAGTACCCAACCATCGTATGCAAGCCTCTCGTTAAGATGCTCCCAGTTGGTGAAGAACTATTGTTATTATCATTCATGCCAATGCGTATCTCGATGTGAGGTGCTGGTTTGCCAACACAAACGCCCCCACAATAGCTTCCTGGttggttcttgtgttcttgaagTTTTGGTTTGTTGAGAGCCATGAATGTCAGAGATGAGCATGCCTCAGTCATCCCTGTTGAAAATAAGCTATAAAATTCAGTAGGTACCTTTCCAAAGTGTCTAACTCCGTAGGAATCGGTGAGAAGAGCATCGATAGAAACGTGAAAGAGTTAGCAACATGGTTTTAGTCTTTTAGAGTTCATATTAAGATAAACATTCATCTGTTCAGTAATGTTCCAGTTGTCAGAGATTTTATTGTTCATGAGTATTAAATTGCTCCTCATTATAAGCAATTCTACACAAATCGCAAGTAGGGGAAGTGGAATACAGTGGTAACCGGTAAGAACATATACCATAAGCTGAGAAAATAGCAGCATGAGGAAATAACTGAGAAGCTCCAGTTATCAGGTCATCTGACAATCCGCCGCCACCATTGAGAATCTTAGTCACTGTAATCCCACAGTCTGATATCTTCGCTTTTCTGATTGAGAATACACCTAAAGTTATTTAGTCACAGAAAAATTGTGCATTCCTAAACTTTACTCTAGCACTACCGCGTACCCAGCATAAGACAGTAGATCAGCCATGATCGCAGGAACAGTAATGAAAGAAGTCACTCCATGTTCCCGGATAGCGTCAAAAGCTGATTTGGCATCAAATTTCGGCATCAGAACATGGCAACCTCCTGCCATCAGGATGGCCATGCATGAGGATATCCCTCCGATATGGCACAGAGGGGCTGTATGCAGGTAGACCTGCAGACCAACAAAGGCATTTCAGTTCATACAACTTCTGTTTCTTCTGAAATAAATGAATGAAATTCTATCTACATGACATAAAACTTCCTTTCGTAATTTATCGAAGTTATCAATTACATCTACAAGCCAATGCTATTTTCAGGGGAAAGATGTAGCAGTACTTGGATCCTGAAAGCATACATCATCCTCACCGTAGCCAACAATGGCGATTTTCGCAAGGGACTGTATGATCAAAGATGTATGGCTTATTGCTACACCCTTTGGTCGTCCAGTAGTCCCTGAATCAAAATAGCTTATGGTATCAATTATCAACCCAAGTTTCAGAATATGCATAAAAGGTGCGGGGTAGACTCTGAACTGCAAATAATTGAGCACATATTGAAGTGAAAAATCAGCATACATTTTGGAGGAGGGCTCATTTACCAGATGTGAAGCACATTAAAGCAACATCCCTTGGAGCCGACACGGGCTCTATAGCTGTAGTTCCTCTCACACTCCTCCTGATGTGATCAACAGATACAACTGAAATAGTTGAACACAGAACATTTATAAATCCTAGATGCTGCATTATCTCTGTTAAACTTCATGCTGATCATTCAAACTGAAGCAGGTCTCAGCTCCAGCCAAATCTTACAATTTGCAGCATGGCCGGTACTGCAAGGGCCCCCCAGGATGAGGTAGAGACTAATGGATGAGAAATTCTTGCTCCCCACCAGCTGACGTGCCCACGAGCTGTAACTGTCGTCGAAGATGAACACCGATGGTTGCACGAGCTCCAGCGCCTGTGTTGCCTCGTCAAAGCTCTGGCTCATAAGAAAGATAACATCTTACATTCTTGCGAATCACAACATACACAGGAAACTATGAGCTACTGAAACTGAAAGTGTTGAGTTCCACTGAAACCGACGTGAAAGCGAGAATTGCCAGAGCAAATGATTGAAATTTGAAACCATGGTCTCGCATGGAAGTTTTgaaaccatatatatatatatatttaggtCTTATTACGttcttggaaaaaaaattgattttcagGTCTTGTTGATTCTTCAATCCGAGGTAAGAGGAATCATACCCAACGGTAGTTGAGAGGGGCGACGATTGCTCCGACGTATGTGATGGCCAGGAACAGCTCTATGTACTCAATGCTGCAGATCAGAAAGGACTCCATGGtttatttttttcgaaaaaaaaaataaggagcCAAAGATGCATCTGACTATGGCCATTTTAATGGAAGAAAGCAgatattttttgttgttgtgagGTGTTGTCATGCTGTTTGGCTTAAAGGGAGCAAGAAatggaggagagaaaaaaaaatggacgGAGGCCAGAGCAGACAGACAGGGGAGGCAGGCAGGAGAAGCCAAGAACGAGCCGTGCTCCTACCGCTCCAGCTCCGCACGTACCTGTtgaaggcgacgacggcggcgacgtCGCCCGGACGGACCCCGCGCTCCGCGAGCCCGGCGGCCAGCCTCCGCACCCCGTCAACGAGTTCCGCGCCGGAcagccggcgacggccggacaGGGCGACGGTGGCGGTGCCGCGGCAGGCGAGGATCCTGCCGAGGCAGTGCGCGATGTGGCCCTGGCAGCACCGTGCCATCGCCGACGGCGTCTCCCTCCCTCGACCGCACGCAAGCGCCTGGGGCCTAGTATGAAATTCCGACGCGGCTTTCGAGGGCGGCAAGAAGAGTGAAGCTGGCTCGAGACGGCATCGGATAGGACGCAATCCGGGTAAAAGGGATTTGGCTCCCTCAGATAAGATAACAAAATTTCTATTGCTTTGCTGTTTCGCTACTTACTACGCAGAGCGTATAATTTGGCACCAGTTGAGACAGTTGGCGTATAATTCGATTTGTATCATGGAATTACGCGCAATACAAGGTGAATCATCGccgaagtcaaattcaaaatttaatgcacataaataaatatttaatttaaccTCGAAATCAGTTCGGACAAACAACTATCATGTCAATAAAATGATGTAAAAAATATCTGACAATATGATTGTCCTCAAATTTTAACAGTACCAACTAAGCAACAATGCGAAGCTATTATCAAAAGAATCAAGTCAATTAGATTTCTAATTACAAATTATGAATTTGGATAGATCAAACCAAAACAAATCGAGATAATCAAAAGATCCATTAAAAATCAACACAAACAACGAAAATAGAAAGCACGAAGAAGGAATGGAATCAACTCATcaatttacaaaatttcatcTTCATTACATGGATGAgctcacaatatatatacatctcCAAAGCATCACTACAAAATTCTCCACGGAATCCTAACCCTGGATGAGTTTCACCCatttttctaaaagaaaaactCATGTTCGGTCCCTCTCAATCTCCTGTGTTGCCTTCGTCGGTTCTGTCGCGCCTCACACAACTACACAAGGCCGGCCGCACACACCCGCCTGCCTGGGCCGAGCTCCTCCCTGGGCCGCTCGCCCGCCTGGCCGTGCGACTCCACGCGCCAGCACGCGACTAGGTCTTGACCGCACGTCTGCCACCGTGGGCCACCGAGCGCCGTCTGGCCCGACCACTCTGATCTGAGCCACGCTACCACCAGCGCCCATCTCCCCAAAACAAATTTTAatacttttttatattttcaaaactacgcatctatttaaaaattataagaaaTAGGTTATCGTCGTCTGTTTATCGGGCGAGAATAAGATGTTGCCTGATGAACGAGGAGACCTTGTGGGTCTTGATACTCAGAGAATGTCTCGCTCATTCAGCGGACAAGAACTTCATATCACCTACTGAACGGACGACATCATTATATCGTTCATTCACCAGGTGATGTGTTTGTAAATTAATTCAATTTCTGCCATAACAGATATGGTTTGgca contains:
- the LOC133899232 gene encoding WPP domain-associated protein-like, which encodes MAETTDVSPDDANGSTAVQIEPSSNEDVLFLDDMDSFWDEVNTGLHVSRVVTSAVIKGILSDVEQDVAQKICVKDAEISLLNQKLQQLENSSLSLPEGRDKRYDEFYYLREQLDSISRSLLNSEWGLSGSQHNSESSEDMGKQRGKEQSSRDGIAKENGSKASQEVFSDPAVLKHMDKDEVIAHFNKAMNQMKIQHDSTVQQQTEEIFELKRKLLRNEGPNPWHLRNNKELEQMRKKISEVVSKLDVLLLENKRTIVRIKSDAFPCPQDKSNVLDSDTRQLQGGASVESDHAKHIISLEADIEDANIAAFIREEIEKIVVKEFVSERKIGLHGYEPELNMKQEVCSIIQKEAIAEAVSNINSSLLKNNEEEGCAEAESLLKQNIDKLNLVVDSFIEVVRQKEEFVSQIGLEAMEARVDSLCHELDFLRDKVGKQDLYISEKSREFDIIMGRLEHAQQHVQHNDVTLSELNDRFRTISDSLKELEKQNQVLHTVIEEKEKTLTSAVSKDNEFKECMKHAVESMRDFEKFVTDQQTIVANKVKHSESRFCLLKEQCMHLAKEGNLLRKKALRYKEISETRGSNLQKAELEVDLLGDEVEALTDFLAKIYIALDHYSPVLQHYTGVMETLNMIKKRISMAK
- the LOC133899621 gene encoding 2-succinylbenzoate--CoA ligase, chloroplastic/peroxisomal, which gives rise to MARCCQGHIAHCLGRILACRGTATVALSGRRRLSGAELVDGVRRLAAGLAERGVRPGDVAAVVAFNSIEYIELFLAITYVGAIVAPLNYRWSFDEATQALELVQPSVFIFDDSYSSWARQLVGSKNFSSISLYLILGGPCSTGHAANFVSVDHIRRSVRGTTAIEPVSAPRDVALMCFTSGTTGRPKGVAISHTSLIIQSLAKIAIVGYGEDDVYLHTAPLCHIGGISSCMAILMAGGCHVLMPKFDAKSAFDAIREHGVTSFITVPAIMADLLSYAGKAKISDCGITVTKILNGGGGLSDDLITGASQLFPHAAIFSAYGMTEACSSLTFMALNKPKLQEHKNQPGSYCGGVCVGKPAPHIEIRIGMNDNNNSSSPTGSILTRGLHTMVGYWMNNKVDSSDSVRNGWLDTGDTGWMDKAGNLWLMGRQKGRIKSGGENVFPEEVESVLYQHPGVAQVVVIGVPDSRLGEKVIACVSIRDGWKWVDARDEHQREGKEVSAQILQDHCRLKNLSRFKIPRSYYQWRRPFPVTTTGKIKREELKREILATMQLPSNL